The Dunckerocampus dactyliophorus isolate RoL2022-P2 chromosome 1, RoL_Ddac_1.1, whole genome shotgun sequence genome has a segment encoding these proteins:
- the LOC129187056 gene encoding probable ribonuclease ZC3H12C, translating to MGQKNHEEAGAGCILDLGFEYLHVVGAERQAGSPDGPPAMEEQGESDCSAAPTPQESTDAEGEPQVSFSLTGGLNPNRAESCLTHSKSTHQPLCRTQCVDLGTEGPPEPPPQLQSSELKQDIKFSQLQRAPECHSNPSTSDPAPTAVDKEYQAKLDFALKLGYSEETVRLVLSKLGPHTLINDILGELVKRGSSNGEQSVTSSAPTSTSSSSCSSYSSTDLQTGQRLDSPCPPESLCDQDNLRPIVVDGSNVAMSHGNKEVFSCQGIQLAVDWFLERGHHDITVFVPAWRKEQSRPDAPITDQEILRRLEKEKILVFTPSRRVQGRRVVCYDDRFIVKLAYESDGIIVSNDNYRDLANEKPEWKKFIDERLLMYSFVNDKFMPPDDPLGRHGPSLDNFLRKRAVVPEQKKQPCPYGKKCTYGHKCKYYHPERGAQPQRAVADELRASAKTCVSAKNQGDSGLVKSHSVPVGSIEAKKGVAKRQSDPGVRALSYSDAEEKLSAKGRSESQKINVCANHSGTAGASSAPGGQDQQSRASTPHCVPPAPSHDLYPHCESPDLNYYSVARAYSGLRISSRRSPDARFSNDADLRLGSMGSAGSECGSESSASCGSSCDSYGERPCHACPQDTLADDNSHYASPHGRPYFRQTATSHELCSFHLSDYTNVPHGHVTNTGAHSYHTGAAQGPSWTHDQASDAGPKRPLYPLPPHFQHQPLAARSSCPGDYHTVTSSNPPSSPIGHCLAPTRAESVSDSRLYEHLYAPHHHRLKALPTWDAYYSEPSPPPPPPPPPRYAPGAYQSAPDTCQASWHAPQWAQDAYAPPHLSHPVHYLSHPQPAAHSPHPPHLTHSSRPESPAHSRYGDAREKAYTNLCNIFPSELVSRVMARSPHVTDPQQLAAAILAEKAQTGY from the exons ATGGGCCAGAAGAACCATGAGGAGGCAGGAGCAGGATGTATCCTCGACCTGGGGTTTGAGTATCTCCATGTAGTGGGTGCTGAGCGGCAGGCTGGCAGCCCCGACGGGCCTCCTGCCATGGAGGAGCAGGGGGAGAGCGACTGCAGCGCCGCCCCTACCCCCCAGGAAAGTACTGACGCAGAGGGTGAGCCACAGGTGTCCTTCAGTCTTACTGGTGGCCTCAACCCAAACAGGGCAGAGAGCTGCTTAACACACAGCAAGAGCACCCACCAGCCGCTGTGTCGCACTCAGTGTGTGGACTTGGGGACCGAAGGGCCTCCCGAGCCACCACCTCAGCTTCAGTCATCAGAGCTCAAACAAGACATCAAGTTCTCTCAACTCCAGCGTGCTCCTGAGTGTCATTCGAACCCCTCTACATCCGATCCAGCCCCCACCGCTGTGGACAAGGAATATCAGGCCAAACTGGATTTTGCGCTCAAGCTGGGCTACTCCGAGGAAACGGTGCGGCTGGTGTTGTCCAAGCTGGGGCCACATACTCTCATCAACGACATACTGGGAGAGCTGGTCAAACGCGGCTCTTCAAATGGCGAGCAGTCAGTTACATCATCGGCCCCCACCTCAACGTCTTCGTCATCCTGTTCCTCTTACAGTTCCACCGATTTGCAGACAGGTCAACGATTGGACTCGCCGTGTCCGCCAGAGTCTCTGTGCGATCAGGACAACCTGCGGCCCATCGTGGTGGACGGCAGTAACGTAGCCATGAG CCACGGCAACAAAGAGGTGTTCTCCTGCCAGGGCATCCAACTGGCTGTTGACTGGTTTTTAGAACGTGGCCACCATGATATCACGGTTTTTGTTCCAGCGTGGAGGAAGGAGCAGTCCCGGCCAGATGCCCCGATAACAG ATCAAGAGATCTTGCGGCGCCTGGAGAAGGAAAAGATCCTCGTCTTCACCCCTTCGCGCCGCGTCCAAGGTCGACGCGTGGTCTGTTACGACGACCGCTTCATCGTCAAGCTCGCTTACGAGTCGGACGGTATCATCGTGTCCAACGACAACTATAGAGACCTCGCCAACGAGAAACCCGAATGGAAGAAGTTCATCGACGAACGATTGCTCATGTACTCCTTTGTCAATGACAA ATTCATGCCACCAGACGACCCTCTGGGCCGACACGGTCCCAGCTTGGACAATTTCTTGAGGAAAAGAGCCGTGGTGCCGGAGCAGAAGAAGCAGCCTTGCCCGTACG GTAAAAAGTGCACATACGGCCACAAGTGTAAGTACTACCATCCAGAGAGAGGCGCTCAGCCCCAGCGTGCCGTGGCCGACGAGCTGCGAGCCAGTGCCAAGACCTGCGTCTCCGCCAAGAACCAGGGGGACTCCGGGCTAGTGAAGAGCCACAGCGTGCCGGTTGGTAGCATTGAGGCGAAGAAAGGCGTGGCGAAACGACAGTCGGATCCTGGTGTGCGAGCTTTGTCGTACAGCGACGCAGAGGAGAAGCTGTCCGCAAAGGGGAGGTCCGAAAGCCAGAAGATCAACGTGTGTGCCAATCACAGTGGTACCGCGGGAGCATCCTCAGCCCCAGGAGGCCAAGACCAACAATCTCGCGCAAGCACTCCTCACTGTGTCCCTCCAGCCCCCAGTCACGACCTCTACCCCCACTGTGAGTCCCCGGATCTGAACTACTACTCAGTAGCACGTGCCTATAGCGGCCTGCGCATCTCGTCCAGACGGAGCCCGGACGCTCGCTTTTCCAACGACGCCGACCTGCGGCTGGGCTCCATGGGTTCGGCCGGCTCAGAATGCGGCAGTGAAAGCAGTGCAAGTTGCGGCAGCAGTTGCGACTCGTACGGTGAGCGGCCGTGTCACGCTTGCCCCCAGGACACCTTAGCAGACGACAACAGCCATTACGCCAGCCCGCACGGCCGCCCATATTTCCGTCAGACCGCAACAAGCCACGAACTTTGCAGCTTTCATTTGAGCGATTACACAAATGTTCCGCACGGTCATGTGACCAACACAGGAGCACACAGCTACCACACCGGCGCTGCACAGGGTCCAAGCTGGACTCACGATCAGGCTTCCGACGCCGGCCCAAAGCGACCCCTATACCCGTTACCTCCTCATTTCCAGCACCAGCCGCTTGCCGCCAGATCCAGCTGCCCAGGCGACTACCACACGGTGACCTCGTCCAACCCTCCCAGCTCTCCTATTGGCCACTGCCTGGCCCCCACCAGGGCAGAGAGTGTGTCAGACTCTCGTCTGTATGAGCATCTGTACGCACCCCACCACCACCGGCTGAAAGCTTTGCCCACCTGGGATGCGTATTACAGCGAGCCGtcgcccccaccaccaccaccaccaccacctcggTACGCACCAGGTGCCTATCAGAGCGCGCCGGACACCTGCCAGGCATCATGGCACGCACCTCAGTGGGCACAAGACGCCTACGCACCACCACACTTGTCTCATCCCGTGCACTATTTAAGTCACCCGCAACCCGCTGCCCACTCCCCTCACCCTCCTCACCTCACACATTCATCGCGCCCAGAGTCCCCCGCACACAGCCGCTATGGGGATGCCAGGGAGAAAGCGTACACCAACCTATGCAACATCTTCCCCTCGGAGCTTGTGAGCCGGGTGATGGCGAGAAGCCCCCACGTCACGGACCCTCAGCAGCTCGCCGCCGCCATCCTGGCAGAGAAAGCTCAGACGGGCTACTGA